The following are encoded in a window of Manihot esculenta cultivar AM560-2 chromosome 8, M.esculenta_v8, whole genome shotgun sequence genomic DNA:
- the LOC110620543 gene encoding transcription factor bHLH94: MALEAVVYQQDLFGHSSKEIYNLLGGNWSYDHSLLEKEDDKACSFDNFLENQPESFLHGDWNSSPPPSVFPHFTEMLQINPSPDANNVNNGLTTCTPAATELFPDHNLLAHSSSTMPARAKRRRSRSRKNKEEIENQRMTHIAVERNRRKQMNEYLSILRSLMPESYVQRGDQASIIGGAINFVKELEQRLQSLAAQKETKEKSDGVEASSLPFSEFFTFPQYSTSSTRCENSVAAVNETMSTTQSTSVVDIEVTMVESHANLKIRSKRRPKQLLKVVSGLHAMRLTILHLNVTTIHQIVLYSLSVKIEDDCKLSSVDEIATAVYEMLGRIQEECSMMN; the protein is encoded by the exons ATGGCACTAGAGGCTGTGGTCTATCAACAAGACCTGTTTGGTCATAGTAGCAAAGAAATCTACAACTTGTTAGGAGGGAATTGGAGCTATGACCATAGCCTGCTGGAAAAGGAAGATGACAAAGCCTGCTCTTTTGATAATTTTCTCGAGAACCAACCAGAAAGTTTCCTTCATGGGGATTGGAACTCTTCTCCACCACCTTCAGTGTTTCCTCATTTCACCGAAATGCTTCAAATTAACCCATCTCCAGATGCTAACAATGTCAACAATGGACTAACAACTTGTACTCCAGCTGCTACTGAATTGTTCCCTGATCATAACTTACTGGCTCACTCCTCATCAACCATGCCTGCTCGAGCCAAGAGACGCCGATCCCGGAGTAGAAAAAACAAAGAAGAGATCGAGAATCAGAGAATGACTCACATTGCTGTGGAGCGCAATCGAAGAAAGCAAATGAATGAGTACCTCTCCATTCTTCGATCTTTAATGCCTGAGTCTTACGTTCAAAGG GGTGACCAAGCATCAATCATTGGAGGAGCCATTAATTTCGTGAAGGAACTGGAGCAACGTTTGCAATCGCTTGCTGCCCAGAAAGAAACAAAGGAAAAATCTGATGGGGTTGAAGCTTCTTCACTGCCTTTCTCTGAATTCTTTACATTCCCACAGTACTCGACGAGTTCAACTCGGTGCGAAAACTCGGTGGCAGCAGTGAATGAAACAATGAGTACGACTCAGTCTACTAGTGTAGTTGATATAGAAGTAACCATGGTGGAGAGTCATGCAAATCTCAAAATAAGATCGAAAAGAAGACCAAAGCAGCTACTGAAGGTTGTTTCTGGGTTGCATGCTATGCGTCTGACGATCCTTCACCTTAACGTCACAACAATTCACCAAATCGTGCTTTATTCTCTGAGTGTCAAG ATAGAAGATGATTGTAAGCTGAGTTCAGTGGATGAGATTGCCACAGCAGTGTATGAGATGCTAGGTAGGATTCAAGAGGAATGTTCTATGAtgaattga
- the LOC110620656 gene encoding kinesin-like protein KIN-1 isoform X2, with product MTNITVCSRFRPLSSKEKRVHGDSVCIRNMDTETFIFKDEKEEELVFSFDRVFYEETVQADVYEFLALPIVRGAVNAINGTIITYGQTGAGKTYSIEGPSILESDDLQKGLLPRVVDDLFECVKSADESDKYTIKLSMVEIYMEKIRDLLDLTKDNILIKESKVQGIMLSGVTEIFISDPAEALQSLSGGIANRAVGETQMNMASSRSHCIYIFTVQLELPDKRVKTGKVILVDLAGSEKVEKTGAEGKVLEEAKTINKSLSALGNVINALTCGPSTKASHIPYRDSKLTRILQDALGGNSRTALLCCCSPSPSNAAETLSTLRFGARAKHIKASPTVHRSQDKLAKKQGEVAPSKDESCDRILNRLREKLDVEDVELLEELFILEGILFDPNSVEDLESAYEDVTLQTISSLQQAVEELVFTIEELKSENKALKARIEVAERLNVMPKEAGENASVMRKISDTLSFFISWVGSFPLVRMLK from the exons ATGACAAATATTACGGTGTGTAGTCGCTTCAGACCTTTGAGCtcaaaagagaaaagagttcATGGCGATAGTGTTTGCATTCGCAATATGGACACTGAAACTTTCATTTTCAAG GATGAGAAGGAAGAAGAGCTTGTCTTTAGTTTTGATAGAGTGTTTTATGAGGAAACTGTGCAAGCCGATGTCTATGAATTTCTGGCTCTCCCAATTGTTCGAG GTGCTGTTAATGCAATTAATGGGACAATCATCACTTACGGACAG ACTGGAGCTGGGAAAACATACAGCATAGAG GGGCCTAGCATCCTAGAAAGTGATGACCTGCAGAAAGGATTACTTCCAAGAGTAGTAGATGATCTCTTTGAGTGTGTCAAATCTGCTGACGAATCAGACAAGTATACAATCAAGTTGTCAATG GTAGAAATCTACATGGAGAAAATCAG GGATCTTCTTGATTTAACAAAGGACAACATATTGATAAaggaaagtaaagtgcaaggaataATGTTATCTGGAGTAACGGAG ATTTTTATTTCAGACCCAGCAGAAGCCTTACAAAGCTTGTCT GGTGGGATAGCTAACAGAGCAGTTGGAGAGACTC AAATGAATATGGCCAGCAGTAGAAGTCATTGTATCTACATATTCACGGTTCAGCTAGAACTGCCTGATAAGAG GGTAAAAACTGGAAAAGTAATTCTTGTGGACTTGGCAGGCTCCGAGAAGGTAGAGAAAACTGGAGCTGAAGGGAAAGTTCTTGAAGAAGCCAAGACCATCAACAAATCTTTATCAGCGTTGGGAAATGTAATTAATGCTTTGACGTGTGGTCCGTCAACCAAAGCAAGTCACATCCCCTATCGTGATTCCAAGCTTACTCGGATTCTACAAGATGCTCTT GGAGGGAACTCGAGGACTGCATTACTGTGTTGTTGCTCACCAAGCCCTTCAAATGCAGCAGAAACTCTATCCACCCTTCGCTTTGGTGCAAG GGCAAAACATATAAAGGCATCACCTACTGTTCATCGCAGCCAAGATAAACTTGCCAAAAAGCAGGGTGAAGTTGCTCCAAGTAAAGATGAATCATGTGACAGAATTCTAAATAGG TTAAGGGAGAAATTGGATGTTGAAGATGTGGAGTTACTTGAGGAGTTATTCATACTGGAGGGAATATTATTTGATCCTAATTCAGTTGAGGATTTGGAATCAGCCTATGAAGATGTTACTCTACAAACAATTTCATCATTACAGCAGGCTGTAGAAGAGCTTGTGTTTACAATTGAGGAG CTTAAAAGTGAGAACAAGGCTCTTAAGGCCAGAATAGAAGTTGCTGAAAGGCTTAATGTTATGCCCAAGGAAGCTGGAGAAAATGCAAGTGTGATGAGAAAGATTTCAGATACTCTAAGTTTCTTCATCTCATGGGTCGGATCATTCCCTCTGGTTAGGATGCTGAAATGA
- the LOC110620656 gene encoding kinesin-like protein KIN-1 isoform X1 — protein MTNITVCSRFRPLSSKEKRVHGDSVCIRNMDTETFIFKDEKEEELVFSFDRVFYEETVQADVYEFLALPIVRGAVNAINGTIITYGQTGAGKTYSIEGPSILESDDLQKGLLPRVVDDLFECVKSADESDKYTIKLSMVEIYMEKIRCACPVSVFKIMIPLDLLDLTKDNILIKESKVQGIMLSGVTEIFISDPAEALQSLSGGIANRAVGETQMNMASSRSHCIYIFTVQLELPDKRVKTGKVILVDLAGSEKVEKTGAEGKVLEEAKTINKSLSALGNVINALTCGPSTKASHIPYRDSKLTRILQDALGGNSRTALLCCCSPSPSNAAETLSTLRFGARAKHIKASPTVHRSQDKLAKKQGEVAPSKDESCDRILNRLREKLDVEDVELLEELFILEGILFDPNSVEDLESAYEDVTLQTISSLQQAVEELVFTIEELKSENKALKARIEVAERLNVMPKEAGENASVMRKISDTLSFFISWVGSFPLVRMLK, from the exons ATGACAAATATTACGGTGTGTAGTCGCTTCAGACCTTTGAGCtcaaaagagaaaagagttcATGGCGATAGTGTTTGCATTCGCAATATGGACACTGAAACTTTCATTTTCAAG GATGAGAAGGAAGAAGAGCTTGTCTTTAGTTTTGATAGAGTGTTTTATGAGGAAACTGTGCAAGCCGATGTCTATGAATTTCTGGCTCTCCCAATTGTTCGAG GTGCTGTTAATGCAATTAATGGGACAATCATCACTTACGGACAG ACTGGAGCTGGGAAAACATACAGCATAGAG GGGCCTAGCATCCTAGAAAGTGATGACCTGCAGAAAGGATTACTTCCAAGAGTAGTAGATGATCTCTTTGAGTGTGTCAAATCTGCTGACGAATCAGACAAGTATACAATCAAGTTGTCAATG GTAGAAATCTACATGGAGAAAATCAGGTGTGCATGCCCTGTATCCGTATTCAAGATTATGATTCCATT GGATCTTCTTGATTTAACAAAGGACAACATATTGATAAaggaaagtaaagtgcaaggaataATGTTATCTGGAGTAACGGAG ATTTTTATTTCAGACCCAGCAGAAGCCTTACAAAGCTTGTCT GGTGGGATAGCTAACAGAGCAGTTGGAGAGACTC AAATGAATATGGCCAGCAGTAGAAGTCATTGTATCTACATATTCACGGTTCAGCTAGAACTGCCTGATAAGAG GGTAAAAACTGGAAAAGTAATTCTTGTGGACTTGGCAGGCTCCGAGAAGGTAGAGAAAACTGGAGCTGAAGGGAAAGTTCTTGAAGAAGCCAAGACCATCAACAAATCTTTATCAGCGTTGGGAAATGTAATTAATGCTTTGACGTGTGGTCCGTCAACCAAAGCAAGTCACATCCCCTATCGTGATTCCAAGCTTACTCGGATTCTACAAGATGCTCTT GGAGGGAACTCGAGGACTGCATTACTGTGTTGTTGCTCACCAAGCCCTTCAAATGCAGCAGAAACTCTATCCACCCTTCGCTTTGGTGCAAG GGCAAAACATATAAAGGCATCACCTACTGTTCATCGCAGCCAAGATAAACTTGCCAAAAAGCAGGGTGAAGTTGCTCCAAGTAAAGATGAATCATGTGACAGAATTCTAAATAGG TTAAGGGAGAAATTGGATGTTGAAGATGTGGAGTTACTTGAGGAGTTATTCATACTGGAGGGAATATTATTTGATCCTAATTCAGTTGAGGATTTGGAATCAGCCTATGAAGATGTTACTCTACAAACAATTTCATCATTACAGCAGGCTGTAGAAGAGCTTGTGTTTACAATTGAGGAG CTTAAAAGTGAGAACAAGGCTCTTAAGGCCAGAATAGAAGTTGCTGAAAGGCTTAATGTTATGCCCAAGGAAGCTGGAGAAAATGCAAGTGTGATGAGAAAGATTTCAGATACTCTAAGTTTCTTCATCTCATGGGTCGGATCATTCCCTCTGGTTAGGATGCTGAAATGA